In Nocardioides cavernae, a single genomic region encodes these proteins:
- a CDS encoding MFS transporter, translated as MSTPATDNRRARRWIEDWRPEDAEFWESTGRAVARRNLVWSIFAEHVGFSVWLIWSVSSAFLLAQGFAFTPQQLFLLVALPNLVGSLLRLPYTFAVPKFGGRNWTIVSGAMLLVPTLLFAYAVQDPTTPYWVFCLIAATAGVGGGNFASSMANINFFYPSDKKGAALGLNAAGGNLGVSLIQLLLPVMVGGAGIFGLVQASGGGIHLERAAYAYAGLAMLATAAAWLWMDNLATVTSSPREQMQVVKQRRTWQLSLLYIGTFGSFIGYSAAMPLLIRLNFWVPEPAPLGTGIYFAFYAFLGAGVGSLTRPFGGWMADRWGGARVTLASFVAMVVFTLGVLWTVNQLTPNPGADPAVASANAAWFPLFLGFFLCIFAATGVGNGSVYKMIPALWKASAERATAPGTPERAAALTSATRQSSSALGVIGAVGAVGGFLVPLAFAAPWVGDPLTATRAAFTVFTAYYVGCATLTWVLYLRRPVRAHGLAAAEI; from the coding sequence ATGAGCACCCCCGCCACGGACAACCGCCGCGCGCGTCGCTGGATCGAGGACTGGCGCCCGGAGGACGCCGAGTTCTGGGAATCGACCGGACGCGCGGTCGCCCGCCGCAACCTGGTGTGGTCGATCTTCGCCGAGCACGTCGGCTTCTCGGTCTGGCTGATCTGGAGCGTCTCGTCGGCGTTCCTGCTCGCGCAGGGCTTCGCGTTCACCCCGCAGCAGCTGTTCCTGCTCGTCGCGCTTCCCAACCTCGTCGGCTCGCTGCTGCGGCTGCCCTACACGTTCGCGGTGCCGAAGTTCGGCGGGCGCAACTGGACGATCGTCAGCGGTGCGATGCTGCTGGTGCCGACGCTGCTGTTCGCGTACGCCGTGCAGGACCCGACGACGCCCTACTGGGTCTTCTGCCTGATCGCCGCGACCGCGGGGGTGGGTGGCGGCAACTTCGCCTCGTCGATGGCCAACATCAACTTCTTCTACCCCTCCGACAAGAAGGGCGCGGCGCTCGGGCTCAACGCGGCCGGCGGCAACCTCGGTGTCTCGCTGATCCAGCTGCTGCTCCCGGTCATGGTGGGCGGCGCCGGCATCTTCGGCCTCGTGCAGGCGTCGGGCGGCGGCATCCACCTCGAGCGGGCGGCGTACGCCTATGCGGGCCTGGCGATGCTGGCGACGGCCGCCGCGTGGCTCTGGATGGACAACCTGGCGACCGTGACGTCGTCGCCACGGGAGCAGATGCAGGTCGTGAAGCAGCGTCGGACCTGGCAGCTGTCACTGCTCTACATCGGCACGTTCGGGTCGTTCATCGGCTACTCGGCCGCGATGCCGCTGCTGATCAGGCTCAACTTCTGGGTGCCGGAGCCTGCCCCGCTCGGTACGGGTATCTACTTCGCGTTCTACGCCTTCCTCGGCGCTGGTGTCGGCTCGCTGACCCGTCCGTTCGGCGGGTGGATGGCCGACCGCTGGGGCGGCGCTCGGGTGACCCTGGCGTCGTTCGTCGCGATGGTCGTCTTCACCCTCGGGGTGCTGTGGACGGTCAACCAGCTCACGCCCAACCCGGGCGCCGACCCGGCCGTCGCGAGCGCCAACGCCGCCTGGTTCCCGCTGTTCCTCGGCTTCTTCCTCTGCATCTTCGCCGCCACCGGCGTCGGCAACGGCTCGGTCTACAAGATGATCCCCGCCCTCTGGAAGGCCTCGGCGGAGCGCGCGACCGCGCCGGGCACGCCGGAGCGGGCTGCCGCACTCACCTCGGCCACCCGGCAGTCGTCCTCCGCGCTCGGGGTGATCGGCGCGGTCGGTGCCGTGGGCGGCTTCCTGGTCCCGCTCGCCTTCGCCGCCCCCTGGGTCGGCGACCCGCTCACCGCGACGCGTGCCGCCTTCACGGTCTTCACCGCCTACTACGTCGGCTGCGCCACACTCACCTGGGTGCTCTACCTGCGTCGACCGGTGCGGGCCCACGGGCTCGCCGCCGCTGAAATCTGA